In the genome of Chryseobacterium sp. 52, the window GAGTCGCACAAAAAAGAAATTGAAAGTTTTATCGTCTTTAAAGCTACATCTCAACTTCCACAACATTTAAAAAAGTTTAATTATCTGGCTGAAAATGGATTATCTGAAGTTAAGCTGAAGAAAAATGCAGGGACACCAGATATTATTTCACTTGCTGCCCTTAACGAACAAAATACTGTACCTAAAGACAAAGAGGTGATTATTGATGGATATAAGTTTAACGATACCACTACTGAAATATATTCTGAAATCATCCACAGTATATCCGTAAAAGAAGATAATGGTGAAAAATATCTTTCAATATCGACTTCTGATAAATAAAAATCGTCGGTCTATTATGATCAAAATTTCAAAAAAATCAAAAATAACTACAATGAAAAAGGGATCAGGACAAACAATTAAGATAATGAGAAAATAGAATTCTCATAATAGCTAATTAAAAACGGCTCTGAAAATCAGAGCAATTTTTAATTAGTCGATAAATATTTTTTTTTCATTTAAAAAATTCTTTTGCCCAAATAGTGCATTGTTAAATTTAACTTGAGTTCGGGATAAGACTGTAAAATAAATTTGCAGAAAAAAGCAGTAATTTGTACATTTAAGTATTTTATATTCAATTATTTAAATGAAGTTTTGCTTGTGATTTTGAAAGATCAGATTACAAATATTTTTATACAAGTTGACGATTTTTGTAAAGAATTTGATTCCCTAATCAAACAATTGAGACTTCAAACGCTCGGAGAAGGCATTCAGCTTTAGGAAATTTAATCATCAGAGAGTATCAAAATTTAATGTTTAGCCAATCTAAAATGTAGCATAAGGAGTATATAAATTTCGTCTCAAAAATAGTTGCAAGTTCATATTCGAGATTATCATATTTGAAAGTACAATAAAAGGATGTTATTAAGATGCGTTAAGAAAAGTAAATAAAAAGCCACCTTGACCACCCTCAAAAAGAAAAACCTCTGAAATCTATGATTTCAGAGGTTTTAGTACCCAGTACCAGAATCGAACTGGTACATCTTTCGATACTAGAGTTTGAGTCTAGCGCGTCTACCAATTCCGCCAACTGGGCTTGATGTTTGTTTTAAATTGGTGTGCAAATATAGAAACTTTTTTCAATGTTCAAAAGCTTTTGCTGGAAAAATTTTAAAATTCTACTTCTAAACCGTCGTAGGCCAAATGCATTCCTTCCGGAAGATCCTTATCTTCAATATCATGCACTCCCAGATGGTGGCTGATGTGTGTTAAAAATAATTTCTTAGGCTTAAGCTCTTTAAACAGGGCGATGACGTCAGGCAGTATAAAATGGGCAGGGTGCGGATCAAATTTTCTGATGCAGTTTAAAACCAGCACATCCAGATTCTGTAATTTTTCTTTTTCTATGTCTGAAATGAAATTGGCATCGGTGATATACGCAAGATTTTTAAACTTATACCCGAAGACCGTAATTTCATAGTGAATCACTTCAATAGGCGTAATCTCCGTATCTAAAACGTGGAAAGGTTTATTTTCAATTTCGTGTAGATCAAAAGCCGGAGCTCCCGGATACCTTACGTCAGCGAAAGCATAAGGAAAACGTTTTTTAACCTCATGTCCAACCCTTTCGTAACAATAGATGGGCATATTTTTTCCACTTTTAAAAATTAATGGACGCATATCATCAAGACCAATCACATGATCATTATGTTCATGGGTGAGTAATGCAATATCTACATTATTTTCGTGGTTGAGAAGCATTTGTTCCCTGAAATCCGGTCCACAGTCGATCAGTATTTTTCTGCTTTCCTCTGTAGTAATCATTACTGAGGAGCGAAAACGCTTGTCTTTGGGATTTTCGGAAGTACATACTTCACATGTGCAGCCTATAACGGGTACACCT includes:
- a CDS encoding MBL fold metallo-hydrolase translates to MKLKFLGTGTSQGVPVIGCTCEVCTSENPKDKRFRSSVMITTEESRKILIDCGPDFREQMLLNHENNVDIALLTHEHNDHVIGLDDMRPLIFKSGKNMPIYCYERVGHEVKKRFPYAFADVRYPGAPAFDLHEIENKPFHVLDTEITPIEVIHYEITVFGYKFKNLAYITDANFISDIEKEKLQNLDVLVLNCIRKFDPHPAHFILPDVIALFKELKPKKLFLTHISHHLGVHDIEDKDLPEGMHLAYDGLEVEF